A stretch of Paracoccus sp. N5 DNA encodes these proteins:
- the brxC gene encoding BREX system P-loop protein BrxC — MATLLRDIFAKPVDRSIDGVIKADDKASLLTELDEYVITNEIGARLEQFLDAYNNYDTANGVWISGFFGSGKSHLLKMLALLLENDEVEGQRPVEIFERKLAGDPMLAGALRKAVSIPSRSVLFNIDQKADVISKADVDALLAVFQKVFDEMCGYYGKLPHIAQFERDLDSRGKLDAFKAAFAQSSGKPWERGREQALMEGKHIAAAFADVTGDEVKDILGQYRKDTKVSIEDFANMVKSWIDAQGPKFRLNFFVDEVGQYIADNVKLMTNLQTIAESLNTKCKGQAWIVVTAQQDMGSVIGDLTAQQENDFSKIQARFANRMPLNSQDVAEVIQRRLLAKTEAGKITLGNLYDAEENNLRTLFDFGDNSFKFKNFSGKDQFVASYPFPNYQYDLFQRAIMGLSQHNAFEGKHSSVGERSMLGVFQEVAKKLADTPVGGLATFDLMFEGIRTALKSSVQQSIQLAEKNLGDDFAVRVLKVLFLVKYVKEFKPTARNISILLQSRFEADQTEQRRNIEEALSLLERQTLIQRNGEVYEFLTNEEKDVEAEIKAIAVDPAEIERQLDELAFGAILRHGKIKHAGTGVDYAFTRKLDGHSLNREHELSVNIISPFSDDSDAPDVVRSNSMASDEMVVLLGRDVRFTRDLVLWLQTVKFARQVTSGDAQPGRDRIIAEKRDQNTRREKELVQRLRTLIADARLFVRGAELEIGGEDPQERLVKGFQVLVDKVYTSLPVLRGATYTEADLGRAGRVDGGLFGGEGSGLTEAEQDVLNHAQAQMRLGTRVSVKALVEKFGAKPYGWPSIAVLCLTASLVARGKLEARADSTLLEGDALVQQLRNSHALGNILLSPQIEFTAPQIRKSRELFQALFDLPASGNDARSLGAEWQVQLRKLISELETLGRQATGYPFIAALDPLRTLLDSMRDQSATWFITGPVGQEDQLLDAKEEILDKIRSFMSGPQKGIYDEVRAFLMAQDQNVTFVDNSAADALRQALADPQCFKGTAIQELKADFYALKERIEQTVLTERNAVIAAIEEVAVKAAQTSEFRALPPEQQTRIRDELAAQKSNVASQTLIPALRHRATEVRSNLLADTLTRIAELTPAPAPAPQPQPAGGVAAAQAKPYVPPAPTKPQYIRAHSITVSFAKTYLEDEDDVTRYIDEMKKTLLAEIGAGKKVIV; from the coding sequence ATGGCTACTCTTCTACGTGATATCTTTGCCAAGCCGGTCGACCGTTCGATCGATGGGGTGATCAAGGCTGACGACAAGGCCAGCCTCCTGACCGAGCTCGATGAATATGTCATCACCAATGAGATCGGCGCTCGGCTGGAGCAATTCCTCGACGCCTACAACAATTATGATACCGCGAACGGCGTGTGGATTTCTGGCTTCTTCGGGTCAGGTAAGTCTCACCTGCTGAAGATGCTCGCCCTTCTGCTGGAGAATGACGAGGTCGAAGGGCAGCGTCCCGTCGAAATCTTCGAACGCAAGCTCGCAGGGGACCCGATGTTGGCGGGAGCCTTGCGCAAGGCAGTCTCGATTCCGTCTAGGTCGGTCTTGTTCAATATCGACCAGAAGGCGGATGTGATCTCGAAGGCGGATGTCGATGCGCTCCTCGCGGTCTTCCAGAAGGTCTTTGACGAGATGTGCGGCTACTATGGCAAGCTCCCGCATATCGCGCAGTTCGAGCGTGATCTGGACAGTCGAGGCAAGCTCGATGCCTTCAAGGCGGCCTTTGCGCAGTCTTCCGGAAAGCCTTGGGAGCGCGGGCGCGAACAGGCTCTGATGGAAGGCAAGCACATTGCCGCCGCCTTTGCCGACGTCACGGGCGATGAGGTCAAGGATATTCTTGGCCAGTATCGTAAGGATACGAAGGTTTCGATCGAGGATTTCGCCAATATGGTGAAGTCGTGGATCGATGCGCAGGGGCCGAAGTTCCGGCTGAACTTCTTCGTCGATGAGGTGGGGCAGTATATCGCCGACAACGTCAAACTGATGACGAACCTGCAGACCATTGCCGAAAGCCTGAACACGAAATGCAAGGGGCAGGCCTGGATTGTTGTCACCGCCCAGCAGGACATGGGTTCGGTAATCGGGGATCTGACGGCGCAGCAGGAGAACGACTTCTCAAAGATCCAGGCACGCTTCGCCAACCGGATGCCGCTAAATTCTCAGGATGTGGCCGAAGTTATTCAGCGCCGCCTTCTGGCCAAGACCGAGGCGGGCAAAATTACCCTTGGCAATCTTTACGATGCGGAGGAAAACAACCTGCGCACTTTGTTCGATTTTGGCGATAACTCTTTCAAGTTCAAGAACTTCTCAGGAAAAGACCAGTTCGTCGCGAGCTATCCGTTCCCGAACTACCAGTATGACCTGTTCCAGCGCGCGATCATGGGCCTCTCGCAGCATAACGCCTTTGAGGGCAAGCACAGTTCGGTCGGCGAACGCTCTATGCTGGGGGTGTTTCAGGAGGTGGCCAAAAAGCTGGCCGACACGCCGGTTGGGGGGCTGGCGACCTTTGACCTGATGTTTGAGGGGATTCGCACCGCCCTGAAATCATCGGTTCAGCAGTCAATCCAACTGGCTGAAAAGAACCTTGGCGATGATTTTGCCGTGCGGGTGCTGAAGGTGTTGTTCCTTGTCAAATACGTCAAGGAATTCAAACCGACTGCCCGCAACATATCGATCCTCCTGCAGTCCCGGTTCGAGGCGGACCAGACGGAGCAGCGTCGCAATATCGAAGAGGCTTTGTCTCTTCTGGAGCGCCAGACGCTGATCCAGCGCAACGGCGAGGTCTATGAATTCCTCACCAATGAGGAAAAGGACGTCGAGGCCGAGATCAAGGCAATCGCCGTCGATCCCGCCGAGATAGAACGGCAGCTAGATGAACTGGCGTTCGGCGCGATCCTCCGTCACGGCAAGATCAAGCATGCCGGCACGGGCGTCGATTACGCTTTCACCCGCAAGCTTGACGGCCACAGCCTGAACCGGGAACATGAACTTTCCGTCAATATCATCTCGCCGTTCAGCGACGATTCCGACGCACCGGATGTGGTTCGTTCGAACAGCATGGCAAGCGATGAGATGGTTGTCCTGCTCGGGCGCGATGTGCGTTTTACACGCGATCTCGTACTGTGGCTCCAGACCGTAAAGTTTGCGCGTCAGGTCACCAGCGGCGACGCCCAGCCCGGACGTGATCGTATCATCGCGGAGAAGCGTGATCAGAATACACGCCGTGAAAAAGAGCTGGTGCAGCGTCTGCGCACTCTGATCGCGGATGCACGTCTTTTCGTGCGGGGGGCCGAGTTGGAAATCGGTGGCGAAGATCCGCAGGAACGGCTGGTCAAAGGTTTCCAGGTCTTGGTGGACAAGGTCTATACCAGCCTGCCTGTCCTGCGCGGCGCTACTTACACCGAAGCCGATCTTGGACGCGCCGGCCGTGTCGATGGTGGGCTTTTCGGCGGTGAAGGCAGCGGTCTGACCGAAGCCGAGCAGGACGTGCTGAATCACGCTCAGGCCCAGATGCGTCTTGGAACCCGGGTCTCAGTCAAGGCTCTGGTCGAGAAGTTCGGCGCAAAACCCTATGGCTGGCCTTCCATCGCGGTGCTGTGCCTGACCGCAAGCCTTGTTGCCCGCGGCAAACTTGAGGCGCGGGCTGACAGCACTCTGCTGGAAGGGGATGCGCTGGTGCAGCAGCTGCGCAACAGCCATGCCCTTGGCAATATCCTGCTCTCGCCGCAGATCGAGTTCACCGCTCCCCAGATCCGCAAATCTCGCGAACTGTTTCAGGCGCTGTTTGATCTGCCCGCCTCGGGCAATGACGCCCGTAGCTTGGGGGCGGAGTGGCAGGTGCAGTTGCGCAAGCTGATCAGCGAACTGGAAACTCTTGGCCGGCAGGCGACGGGCTATCCCTTCATCGCTGCCCTCGATCCGCTGCGGACCCTGCTCGACAGCATGCGCGACCAATCGGCGACATGGTTCATTACTGGCCCCGTCGGGCAGGAAGATCAGCTGCTGGATGCCAAGGAGGAGATCCTCGACAAAATTCGCAGTTTCATGTCCGGACCGCAGAAGGGCATCTATGATGAGGTGCGCGCTTTTCTGATGGCGCAGGATCAGAACGTCACATTTGTTGATAATTCTGCCGCTGATGCGTTGCGACAGGCGCTGGCCGATCCGCAGTGCTTCAAGGGGACGGCAATTCAGGAACTGAAGGCAGATTTCTACGCTCTGAAGGAGCGTATTGAACAGACGGTTCTGACAGAGCGTAACGCCGTTATCGCGGCGATCGAAGAGGTGGCCGTAAAAGCGGCCCAGACCTCGGAATTCCGTGCGCTCCCGCCAGAGCAGCAGACGCGTATCCGCGATGAGCTTGCCGCGCAGAAATCCAACGTCGCCTCGCAAACCCTGATCCCAGCCTTGCGCCATCGGGCGACAGAGGTGCGATCTAACCTTTTGGCTGACACGTTGACGCGGATCGCCGAACTAACGCCTGCACCGGCGCCCGCGCCGCAGCCCCAACCCGCAGGTGGCGTGGCCGCAGCTCAGGCCAAGCCATATGTTCCGCCAGCACCGACAAAGCCGCAATATATCAGGGCCCACTCGATTACCGTCTCCTTCGCGAAAACCTATCTCGAAGATGAGGACGATGTGACCCGCTACATTGATGAGATGAAAAAGACCCTGCTGGCCGAGATCGGCGCGGGCAAGAAAGTGATTGTCTGA
- the pglX gene encoding BREX-1 system adenine-specific DNA-methyltransferase PglX, whose protein sequence is MDTNALKKFAQSARNLLIDQVTARLDMVLAEGAAARREHPKAIAKLEAATNSNRAQVIEQAAYTWFNRFTALRFMDVTGLTNPRVVSPADGATRPEILAEAMAGNLPDRARPEIAEYLNGTRPAHDAQAEAYRLLLIHACNEWHGVMPYMFERADMLDRAEDYTELLMPDDLLSPDSILARLRKVMTEDACQDVEIIGWLYQFYISEKKDQVFAGLKKNQKITAENIPAATQLFTPHWIVRYLVENSLGRLWLLNRPQSKLAAKMDYYIAPEEPETNFLKIARPEEIKICDPACGSGHMLTYAFDLLYEIYAEEGHDATNIPSLILQHNLTGIEIDDRAGALAAFALSMKAAAKLGRRRFLRMEAKPNIVVLQDVRFTPAEMQDVVAVLGKDLFTDELRETLGQFEQAKNFGSLIVPKLRDPAETRRVVEARDLGADLLLKEVQARIVAVLRLAEALSPKYHVVVANPPYMDISSANPVLKGWALEKYPDSSANLFALFMERGLRATRQNGLLAMINMQAWMFLSSFSKLRRKLLARKTLLSMAHLGENAFDTIGGDVVSTTAFVFANGKDDNKKSEFLRLVEGATETEKAKIFAIGKAKRCPPYFYVADIDDFSKLPGAPLSYWASHELRETFANSKPLKDFASPRKGMVTADNPRFIRQWYEVEVARFASGLESRDAAKASGAKWFPYLKGGSFRRWYGNVECVVNWGNDGAELLNMKGNGYKVGSTNHNLEYIFKPALSWTKITTGLVSFRSTGHGFLFDDASGLCPINDVSMQAQFAALLNSPVVYSTLGALNPTLNVNPGNLADIPVSLPTGTGTVAQKCIDTAQADWNSYETSWDFTTLPLLSPDHHAETLAATYVNLRAYWQGMTDEMQRLEEENNRIFIEAYGLQDELTPEVPIEEITLTCNPAYRYGVKGTEEDREARLREDTVAEFLHYAVGCMFGRYSLDAPGLILANQGEGIEEYLARVPEPTFAPDRDNVIPVLDADWFADDIVTRARDFLRVTFGEAKFRENLAFVEAALGKDLRRWFTKDFFDYHVRRYKKRPIYWMFSSPKGSFNALIYMHRYRPDTVSVVLNQYLREFIHKLEVERARLEKLADDPNATQSARTKAQKDIGTVIKQIAELTEWERDVVYPMAQKKIAIDLDDGVKRNYPLFAGALKPIKGLEVADD, encoded by the coding sequence ATGGATACCAACGCCCTGAAAAAATTTGCGCAAAGCGCGCGCAATCTGCTGATCGATCAGGTCACCGCTCGGCTGGACATGGTCCTGGCCGAGGGCGCAGCGGCCCGCCGCGAGCATCCCAAGGCGATTGCGAAGCTGGAGGCTGCGACCAACAGCAACCGCGCCCAAGTGATCGAACAGGCCGCCTATACATGGTTCAACCGCTTCACCGCGTTGCGCTTCATGGATGTGACGGGTCTGACCAACCCGCGTGTCGTATCACCCGCTGACGGTGCCACCCGGCCTGAGATTCTGGCGGAGGCGATGGCTGGCAACCTGCCGGATCGCGCTCGGCCCGAGATTGCGGAATACCTGAACGGCACTCGCCCTGCCCATGACGCGCAGGCAGAGGCCTATCGGTTGCTGCTGATCCATGCCTGCAACGAATGGCACGGCGTAATGCCTTATATGTTCGAGCGCGCCGACATGCTCGATCGGGCCGAAGATTATACCGAACTGCTGATGCCCGACGATCTTCTGTCGCCAGACAGCATCCTTGCCCGCCTGCGCAAGGTGATGACGGAAGATGCCTGCCAGGATGTCGAGATCATCGGCTGGCTTTACCAGTTCTATATCAGCGAGAAGAAGGATCAGGTCTTTGCGGGCCTGAAGAAGAACCAGAAGATCACGGCAGAAAATATCCCCGCCGCGACACAGCTGTTCACCCCGCACTGGATCGTCCGCTATCTGGTGGAAAACTCGCTGGGGCGGCTGTGGCTGCTCAATCGGCCCCAGTCGAAGCTGGCGGCGAAGATGGATTATTACATCGCGCCGGAAGAGCCGGAGACGAACTTCCTGAAGATTGCTCGGCCGGAAGAGATCAAAATCTGCGATCCGGCCTGTGGTTCGGGCCATATGCTGACCTATGCCTTTGACCTGCTCTATGAAATCTACGCCGAGGAAGGCCATGACGCGACCAATATCCCCAGCCTGATCCTGCAGCATAACTTGACGGGCATTGAGATCGACGACCGCGCCGGAGCGTTGGCAGCCTTCGCGCTGTCGATGAAAGCAGCGGCGAAATTGGGGCGGCGACGGTTCCTGCGTATGGAGGCCAAGCCTAATATCGTCGTGCTGCAAGATGTCCGTTTCACGCCTGCCGAGATGCAAGATGTGGTCGCGGTGTTGGGCAAGGACCTATTCACCGATGAACTGCGCGAGACGCTGGGGCAGTTTGAGCAGGCCAAGAACTTCGGCTCGTTGATCGTGCCGAAGCTGCGAGATCCGGCCGAGACGCGGCGGGTAGTGGAGGCGCGCGATTTGGGTGCTGATCTTCTGCTGAAGGAGGTGCAGGCGCGTATTGTCGCCGTGCTGCGCCTGGCCGAAGCACTGTCGCCGAAATATCATGTGGTGGTGGCCAACCCGCCCTATATGGACATCAGCAGCGCGAATCCCGTCTTGAAGGGCTGGGCTCTCGAGAAATACCCGGACAGTTCAGCCAACCTTTTCGCACTCTTCATGGAGCGAGGACTGAGAGCGACGCGTCAGAATGGTCTGCTGGCCATGATAAACATGCAAGCGTGGATGTTCCTGTCCTCTTTCTCCAAGCTGCGTAGAAAATTGCTTGCACGAAAGACGCTGCTTTCGATGGCTCATCTCGGAGAGAATGCATTTGATACCATTGGCGGAGACGTCGTCTCCACAACTGCTTTCGTCTTCGCGAATGGGAAGGACGATAATAAGAAATCCGAGTTTCTAAGGCTGGTTGAGGGGGCCACAGAGACAGAAAAGGCAAAGATATTCGCGATAGGAAAAGCAAAACGCTGCCCTCCTTATTTCTACGTGGCGGATATTGATGACTTCTCAAAGCTTCCCGGAGCGCCGCTATCTTATTGGGCAAGCCACGAGCTTCGAGAAACGTTCGCTAATTCGAAACCGCTTAAGGACTTCGCGAGCCCCCGAAAAGGTATGGTAACTGCCGACAACCCTCGCTTCATAAGGCAGTGGTATGAGGTAGAAGTTGCAAGGTTTGCGAGCGGGCTAGAAAGTCGTGACGCCGCTAAGGCGTCGGGAGCGAAGTGGTTCCCATACTTGAAGGGAGGGTCCTTCAGAAGGTGGTATGGCAACGTCGAGTGCGTGGTAAACTGGGGGAATGACGGCGCTGAACTCCTAAACATGAAGGGCAATGGTTACAAAGTTGGGTCAACGAACCACAACCTTGAGTATATCTTTAAACCAGCTCTTTCATGGACGAAGATCACTACTGGATTGGTCAGCTTTAGATCCACAGGGCATGGATTTCTTTTTGACGATGCATCCGGCCTTTGCCCAATAAACGATGTCTCCATGCAGGCACAGTTCGCTGCATTACTCAACTCGCCAGTTGTTTACTCAACTTTAGGAGCGCTGAACCCAACGCTGAATGTGAACCCCGGTAACCTCGCGGATATTCCAGTATCGTTGCCTACAGGGACAGGCACCGTCGCCCAGAAGTGTATAGACACCGCTCAAGCCGACTGGAACTCCTACGAAACTTCTTGGGATTTCACTACCCTTCCGCTGCTTTCGCCTGACCACCACGCCGAGACGCTGGCAGCCACCTACGTCAACCTCCGTGCCTATTGGCAGGGCATGACGGATGAAATGCAGCGGCTGGAGGAAGAGAACAACCGCATCTTCATCGAGGCCTATGGCTTGCAGGACGAGCTCACCCCCGAGGTGCCGATTGAGGAAATCACCCTCACTTGCAACCCGGCCTATCGCTATGGCGTGAAAGGCACGGAGGAGGACCGCGAGGCACGGCTGCGCGAGGATACGGTGGCCGAATTCCTTCACTATGCCGTGGGCTGTATGTTCGGGCGCTACAGTCTCGACGCGCCTGGTCTGATCCTCGCCAATCAGGGCGAGGGGATCGAGGAGTATCTGGCCCGCGTGCCGGAACCGACGTTCGCGCCGGACCGCGACAATGTCATACCGGTGCTGGATGCCGACTGGTTCGCCGATGACATCGTCACGCGAGCCCGCGATTTCCTGCGCGTTACCTTTGGCGAGGCGAAGTTTCGCGAAAACCTCGCCTTCGTTGAGGCGGCACTCGGCAAGGATTTGCGCCGCTGGTTCACAAAGGATTTCTTCGACTATCATGTGCGCCGCTATAAAAAGCGCCCAATCTATTGGATGTTCTCCAGCCCCAAGGGCAGCTTCAATGCGCTGATCTATATGCACCGCTACCGGCCCGACACGGTCTCGGTCGTGCTGAACCAGTATCTGCGCGAGTTCATCCACAAGCTGGAAGTCGAACGTGCCCGACTGGAAAAGCTAGCTGATGATCCGAACGCCACGCAAAGCGCCCGCACCAAGGCGCAGAAGGACATTGGCACGGTCATCAAGCAGATCGCCGAGCTGACCGAATGGGAACGTGATGTCGTCTACCCCATGGCACAGAAAAAGATCGCCATCGATCTCGATGACGGGGTCAAGCGTAACTATCCGCTGTTCGCTGGCGCGCTGAAGCCGATCAAGGGACTGGAGGTTGCCGATGACTGA